In a genomic window of Paracoccaceae bacterium:
- a CDS encoding cytochrome b/b6 domain-containing protein, which translates to MSLSNTATHYGAVTKTFHWLTALLILTLIPLGIYANGLPYETSEQLAQKAWLFSLHKTLGVTVFFTALARILWALSQPKPGLLHPDRKLESLAAETVHWLLYGSLLLVPLSGWIHHAATDGFAPIWWPFGQNLFFVPKSEAIAGAAAGLHIVFERVLAGSILLHFAGALKHHFVDKDVTLRRMLPGTPTVSQGQSGHRIAAPLFSALAIWAGALFIGNALNLYAGHDANITAASLEEVQSDWAVQEGDLAIVVQQLGSDVRGTFADWTADISFDETIETGVAGTVEVTISIGSLTLGSVTGQALDADFFNAEAFPTALFQADIQRSETGYVAEGTVTIKDQSNPVTLPFTLEVVDGVATMQGSTQLDRRDFAIGDSQKDEASLGFGVDVEILLTAVQAE; encoded by the coding sequence ATGTCACTGTCAAATACTGCCACGCATTACGGCGCAGTCACCAAAACCTTCCACTGGCTGACAGCTCTGCTCATTCTTACTCTTATTCCGCTGGGCATCTATGCCAACGGTCTGCCTTACGAAACGTCAGAGCAGCTGGCTCAGAAAGCCTGGCTGTTCTCGCTGCACAAAACACTGGGCGTCACGGTCTTCTTTACCGCGCTGGCGCGCATTCTCTGGGCGCTGAGCCAGCCAAAACCTGGCCTGCTGCATCCGGATCGCAAGTTGGAAAGTCTTGCGGCTGAAACCGTGCATTGGCTGCTTTATGGATCGCTGTTGCTGGTGCCGCTTTCCGGCTGGATACATCACGCCGCCACCGATGGTTTTGCACCGATCTGGTGGCCATTCGGGCAAAACCTGTTTTTCGTGCCAAAGTCCGAAGCCATCGCCGGTGCCGCCGCCGGGTTGCACATTGTCTTTGAGCGTGTTCTCGCGGGTTCAATATTGCTGCATTTTGCCGGCGCTTTAAAACACCATTTTGTCGACAAGGACGTAACCCTGCGGCGGATGCTGCCCGGTACCCCCACAGTATCACAGGGCCAAAGCGGTCACCGTATCGCCGCGCCCCTCTTCAGTGCCCTCGCAATCTGGGCGGGCGCTCTTTTCATCGGCAATGCGCTGAACCTCTATGCGGGCCATGATGCCAATATCACGGCGGCGTCTCTCGAAGAGGTTCAATCAGATTGGGCGGTTCAGGAGGGTGATCTGGCGATCGTCGTGCAACAGTTGGGATCCGATGTGCGCGGCACATTCGCGGATTGGACTGCTGACATCAGCTTTGATGAAACCATCGAAACAGGCGTTGCAGGTACGGTCGAAGTCACCATTTCAATTGGCTCGCTCACCCTTGGATCAGTAACAGGGCAAGCTCTTGATGCGGATTTCTTCAACGCAGAGGCTTTTCCAACCGCCCTGTTCCAAGCTGATATCCAGCGATCCGAAACAGGATATGTTGCAGAAGGCACCGTAACGATCAAAGATCAATCCAATCCCGTCACGCTCCCCTTTACACTCGAGGTCGTCGATGGGGTCGCAACCATGCAAGGCAGCACGCAATTGGACCGCCGCGATTTCGCGATTGGAGACAGTCAAAAAGACGAAGCATCGCTGGGATTTGGCGTGGACGTTGAAATATTGCTGACTGCTGTACAAGCGGAATAA
- the fabF gene encoding beta-ketoacyl-ACP synthase II: MRRVVVTGLGLVTPLADGVEASWSRLLEGQSGAGPITGFDPGKLVTQYACEVPLGDGSDGTFNADTYLAPKDQRKVDTFIMFGLAAAQQAVEDSGWQPEDTESLERTGVLIGSGIGGLNSIANTAVMMHEKGPRRVSPFFVPGALINLISGQVSIKYGFKGPNHSVVTACSTGAHAIGDAGRLIAFGDADVMIAGGAEAAICEIGIAGFNACKALSTKRGDDPQKASRPYDVDRDGFVMGEGAGVVVLEEYEHAKARGAKIYAEVLGYGLSGDAYHITAPSEDGEGGERAMRNALRNAGLAPTDIDYINAHGTSTMADTIELGAVERVMGDHAANVTMSSTKSSTGHLLGAAGAIEAIFSILAIRDQVVPPTINLDNPAVETPIDLAPNAKREREVNVALSNSFGFGGTNASVIFGKVS; this comes from the coding sequence ATGCGCAGAGTTGTTGTCACAGGCTTGGGACTGGTTACACCGCTGGCTGACGGGGTTGAAGCGAGCTGGTCTCGGCTTCTTGAGGGTCAATCAGGCGCGGGACCAATCACCGGATTTGACCCCGGAAAACTGGTCACACAATACGCGTGCGAAGTTCCGTTGGGTGATGGCTCGGACGGGACCTTCAATGCGGATACGTATCTGGCGCCGAAAGATCAGCGCAAGGTCGATACCTTTATCATGTTTGGCCTCGCGGCAGCGCAGCAGGCCGTTGAAGATTCCGGATGGCAGCCCGAGGACACGGAAAGCCTCGAACGCACGGGCGTTTTGATCGGATCCGGGATCGGTGGTTTGAATTCCATCGCAAACACGGCTGTGATGATGCATGAAAAAGGGCCGCGCCGGGTGTCGCCGTTCTTTGTGCCGGGCGCTTTGATCAACCTGATTTCCGGTCAGGTGTCCATCAAGTATGGCTTCAAGGGCCCGAACCATTCGGTGGTCACCGCCTGTTCCACAGGAGCGCATGCCATTGGGGATGCGGGCCGTCTGATCGCCTTTGGTGATGCGGATGTGATGATCGCTGGAGGCGCCGAGGCGGCCATTTGCGAGATTGGAATCGCAGGTTTCAACGCCTGCAAGGCATTGAGCACCAAACGCGGCGATGACCCGCAAAAGGCCAGCCGACCCTATGATGTGGACCGGGACGGGTTTGTCATGGGCGAGGGTGCGGGCGTTGTTGTGCTGGAAGAATATGAGCACGCCAAGGCGCGCGGCGCGAAGATTTACGCCGAGGTGTTGGGCTATGGCTTGTCCGGGGACGCCTATCACATCACGGCTCCCTCCGAGGACGGCGAAGGCGGCGAACGCGCCATGCGCAATGCGTTGCGCAATGCCGGGCTGGCACCAACGGACATCGATTATATCAACGCGCATGGCACATCGACCATGGCCGATACAATCGAGTTGGGGGCCGTTGAACGGGTGATGGGTGATCACGCGGCGAACGTTACGATGTCTTCGACGAAATCCTCGACCGGGCACCTTTTGGGAGCTGCGGGAGCAATCGAGGCGATCTTTTCGATCCTTGCGATCCGCGATCAGGTTGTGCCGCCGACAATCAATCTGGACAATCCCGCCGTTGAAACGCCGATTGACCTGGCACCAAATGCCAAGCGCGAGCGGGAAGTAAATGTGGCCTTGTCAAATTCCTTTGGCTTTGGGGGCACCAACGCCAGCGTGATTTTCGGAAAGGTAAGCTGA
- a CDS encoding bifunctional 2',3'-cyclic-nucleotide 2'-phosphodiesterase/3'-nucleotidase — protein sequence MTLRLSRRSFIAGSAGLMVLHPFSVNAAAGQAHLRLMETTDLHVHVFPYDYYADKPRDTVGLARTASIIGDIRAEATNSVLLDNGDFLQGNPMGDYIAYERGMKDGDMHPVIAAMNAVGFDAATLGNHEFNYGLEFLMKSLAGTDFPVVSANVVKEMGSAPTQDVTLVKPYTIIERQLTDGAGETHLIKIGLIGFVPPQIMNWDRRHLEGNVQTRDILEAARAYVPQMKEEGADIIIALSHSGIGSADETEMMENASVPLAAVPGIDAILTGHSHLVFPSPTYQDYAAVDAGAGTIHGKPATMGGFWGSHLGLIDLMLERDGAGWRIAGHTSEARPISKRNEDRSVTALVESDPTVLASAQQAHDETLAYVRRAVGKTDANLHSYFALVADDPSVQIVSNAQVWYIKEMLQGTEYETLPVLSAAAPFKAGGRGGPEYYTDVPKGDVAIKNVSDLYLYPNTARAVLVTGAEVKDWLERSAGLFNQVTPGQADQVLINDSFPSYNFDVMDGVTYQIDLSQPSKFDAKGVLINPDANRITDLRFDGQPIDPDQKFIVATNNYRASGGGDFPGAKGDSIVFEGPDTNRDVIVRYIVENGTISPRADANWTFKPLDGASVLFDTGPKAQDYVDDVKGITLAPAGEGTDGFARFRIDL from the coding sequence ATGACCCTTCGCCTCTCTCGCCGTTCCTTTATCGCTGGCAGCGCGGGCCTGATGGTGCTGCATCCGTTTTCCGTGAACGCTGCGGCAGGTCAGGCGCACCTGCGTTTGATGGAAACAACCGACCTGCATGTGCATGTTTTTCCATATGACTATTATGCTGACAAACCCCGCGACACCGTGGGGCTGGCACGCACGGCCTCGATTATCGGCGACATTCGGGCCGAGGCGACAAATTCCGTTTTGCTCGACAATGGCGACTTTTTGCAGGGCAATCCCATGGGGGACTACATCGCCTATGAGCGCGGCATGAAGGACGGCGACATGCATCCTGTGATTGCGGCGATGAACGCGGTTGGCTTTGATGCCGCTACGCTGGGCAACCATGAATTCAACTATGGTCTTGAATTTTTGATGAAATCTTTGGCCGGAACCGATTTCCCTGTGGTTTCCGCAAATGTGGTCAAGGAAATGGGCAGCGCGCCCACGCAGGATGTGACGTTGGTGAAACCCTACACCATCATCGAACGACAGCTGACAGATGGGGCGGGTGAAACGCATCTGATCAAGATCGGACTCATCGGGTTTGTGCCACCGCAAATCATGAACTGGGACCGTCGTCATCTTGAAGGTAACGTTCAGACCCGCGATATCCTCGAAGCCGCGCGGGCCTATGTGCCCCAGATGAAGGAAGAAGGGGCCGACATCATCATCGCATTGTCCCATTCCGGTATCGGGTCAGCGGATGAGACTGAGATGATGGAAAACGCATCTGTGCCCTTGGCTGCGGTGCCGGGAATTGATGCCATCCTGACCGGACACAGTCACCTGGTTTTCCCCTCGCCCACCTATCAAGACTATGCCGCCGTCGATGCAGGCGCAGGCACGATCCATGGCAAGCCCGCGACCATGGGCGGTTTCTGGGGCAGTCATCTGGGCCTGATTGATCTGATGCTGGAGCGCGATGGCGCGGGATGGCGCATCGCCGGGCATACCAGCGAAGCCCGACCGATTTCCAAGCGCAATGAGGATCGTTCTGTTACGGCGCTGGTCGAAAGCGACCCAACCGTCCTTGCCAGCGCGCAGCAGGCGCACGACGAAACATTGGCCTATGTGCGCCGCGCGGTTGGGAAAACTGACGCCAACTTGCACAGCTATTTTGCGCTGGTCGCGGATGATCCCTCCGTGCAGATCGTCTCAAACGCACAGGTATGGTACATTAAAGAAATGCTGCAAGGCACTGAATACGAAACGCTTCCAGTACTATCTGCTGCCGCTCCCTTCAAAGCTGGCGGCCGTGGCGGTCCAGAGTATTACACGGACGTTCCCAAAGGCGATGTCGCCATCAAGAATGTCTCTGATCTGTACCTTTATCCCAATACCGCGCGGGCGGTTCTGGTCACGGGAGCAGAGGTCAAGGACTGGCTGGAACGCTCTGCGGGTCTGTTCAATCAGGTAACGCCCGGCCAGGCAGATCAGGTCCTGATCAATGACAGCTTTCCATCCTACAATTTCGATGTGATGGACGGTGTGACCTATCAGATTGACCTCAGCCAGCCGTCAAAATTTGACGCCAAGGGCGTGCTGATCAACCCGGATGCCAACCGCATTACCGATCTTAGGTTCGACGGGCAACCGATTGATCCTGATCAGAAATTCATCGTGGCGACCAACAACTACCGTGCCAGCGGTGGCGGCGATTTCCCTGGCGCAAAAGGGGATAGTATCGTCTTTGAAGGACCCGATACCAACCGCGATGTCATCGTGCGCTACATTGTGGAAAATGGCACCATAAGCCCGCGTGCGGATGCAAACTGGACGTTCAAACCGCTCGATGGCGCTTCCGTGCTGTTTGATACCGGCCCCAAAGCGCAGGATTATGTAGATGACGTCAAGGGCATCACGCTCGCGCCGGCTGGCGAAGGCACGGATGGGTTTGCCCGGTTCCGCATTGATTTGTAA
- the rpsF gene encoding 30S ribosomal protein S6 encodes MPKYEHVMIARQDLSNTQAEGLIEHFGAVLSDNGGALVDHEYWGVKTMAYKINKNRKGHYAFLRSDAPAPAVQEMERLMRLHDDVMRVLTIKVDDHAELPSVQMQKRDERPDRRERR; translated from the coding sequence ATGCCAAAGTATGAGCATGTTATGATCGCGCGTCAGGACCTGTCCAACACGCAAGCCGAAGGGCTGATCGAACATTTTGGAGCCGTCCTGTCCGACAATGGCGGCGCACTCGTGGATCACGAGTATTGGGGCGTCAAAACGATGGCCTATAAGATCAACAAAAACCGTAAGGGGCACTATGCCTTCCTGCGTTCGGATGCCCCTGCACCGGCCGTTCAGGAAATGGAACGCCTGATGCGTTTGCATGACGATGTGATGCGCGTTTTGACCATCAAGGTTGATGATCACGCCGAGCTGCCCTCCGTGCAGATGCAGAAACGTGACGAACGGCCTGACCGCCGTGAGCGCCGTTGA
- a CDS encoding YceI family protein, which translates to MKSLLLAAALTATAGMASAAAEKYLLDASHSQVVFSYNHLGFSTTYGMFSGFEGEIMLNPADPSGSSVNVSMPLMSMFTGWEKRENHFMSDDFFGAEESDMITFTSTAIEVTGDDTALITGDLTMNDMTKSVVLDAKLNQMGDHPQAGKPWAGFDATTTLLRSDFGVGNFAPFVSDEIEVVISIEAMKAE; encoded by the coding sequence ATGAAATCGCTTCTTCTTGCAGCTGCTTTGACCGCAACCGCCGGCATGGCATCAGCCGCCGCCGAAAAATACCTGCTGGATGCCAGTCACAGCCAGGTTGTGTTTAGCTACAACCACTTAGGGTTTTCGACGACCTATGGGATGTTTTCGGGTTTTGAGGGCGAAATCATGTTGAACCCAGCAGACCCAAGCGGATCATCGGTGAATGTCTCCATGCCGCTTATGAGCATGTTTACAGGCTGGGAAAAACGCGAAAATCACTTCATGTCGGACGATTTCTTCGGCGCGGAGGAGAGCGATATGATCACATTCACGTCAACGGCTATCGAGGTAACCGGGGACGACACTGCGTTGATCACCGGCGATTTGACGATGAATGACATGACAAAATCCGTCGTGCTGGACGCAAAACTGAACCAGATGGGCGATCACCCACAAGCCGGCAAGCCCTGGGCAGGATTTGACGCAACCACAACCCTGTTGCGCTCAGACTTTGGCGTCGGCAACTTTGCGCCTTTCGTCAGCGACGAGATCGAAGTTGTCATCTCCATTGAGGCGATGAAGGCTGAATAA
- a CDS encoding acyl carrier protein: MSDIADRVKKIVVEHLGVEEDKVAENASFIDDLGADSLDTVELVMAFEEEFGIEIPDDAAETIQTFGDAVKFITEAS; the protein is encoded by the coding sequence ATGAGCGACATCGCAGATCGCGTTAAGAAAATCGTTGTGGAGCACCTGGGTGTTGAAGAGGACAAAGTGGCAGAAAACGCTTCGTTCATCGACGACCTTGGCGCCGACAGCCTCGACACTGTTGAGCTGGTGATGGCATTTGAGGAAGAGTTCGGCATAGAGATCCCCGATGATGCTGCCGAAACCATCCAGACTTTTGGTGACGCGGTGAAGTTCATTACCGAAGCCTCCTGA
- the fabD gene encoding ACP S-malonyltransferase → MSIAFVFPGQGAQAIGMGRALADAYPAARAVFDEVDDALGEKLSDLIWDGDIETLTLTENAQPALMATSIAALRSLEAEGLGMERAGFVAGHSLGEYSALAAAGTFSIADAARLLRIRGRAMQQAVPVGVGAMAAILGLDFDAASDVATRAAEGQVCQVANENDPAQNVVSGNKEAIERAVGLAKEAGAKRALMLPVSAPFHCALMEPAAAEMARALETVTLKAPKVPLVANVVAEAVSDPAMIASLLVDQVTGRVRWKSSVEWMVAQGVTEFWEIGAGKALSGMIRRIAKDCATRNIGTPDDIKAALEG, encoded by the coding sequence ATGAGCATCGCATTTGTTTTTCCGGGTCAGGGCGCACAGGCCATTGGCATGGGCCGCGCTCTGGCGGATGCCTATCCGGCCGCGCGTGCGGTTTTTGACGAGGTGGACGATGCTCTGGGCGAAAAGCTAAGCGATCTGATCTGGGACGGGGACATCGAAACCCTGACGCTTACGGAAAACGCGCAGCCTGCTTTGATGGCAACGTCAATTGCGGCGCTGCGTAGCCTGGAGGCAGAGGGCCTGGGGATGGAGCGCGCGGGTTTTGTGGCAGGCCATTCGCTGGGCGAATATTCGGCGCTGGCAGCGGCCGGCACTTTCAGCATCGCGGATGCGGCGCGTCTTCTGCGCATTCGGGGACGGGCTATGCAACAAGCCGTACCGGTGGGCGTGGGGGCGATGGCCGCGATTCTGGGTTTGGATTTTGACGCAGCTTCTGATGTGGCTACACGGGCGGCTGAAGGTCAGGTCTGTCAGGTCGCAAATGAAAACGACCCAGCTCAGAATGTGGTGTCCGGAAACAAGGAAGCCATTGAGCGCGCGGTTGGTCTGGCCAAGGAAGCGGGCGCTAAGCGCGCGTTGATGCTGCCGGTATCGGCGCCTTTTCACTGTGCGTTGATGGAACCGGCGGCGGCTGAAATGGCGCGGGCACTGGAAACCGTCACCTTGAAAGCGCCAAAAGTGCCGCTGGTCGCAAATGTGGTTGCGGAGGCTGTAAGCGATCCTGCTATGATCGCTTCCTTGTTGGTTGATCAGGTCACCGGGCGCGTGCGCTGGAAATCCTCCGTAGAGTGGATGGTGGCGCAGGGCGTGACAGAGTTTTGGGAAATTGGGGCTGGAAAAGCGCTCAGCGGTATGATCCGGCGCATTGCGAAGGACTGCGCGACGCGCAACATCGGCACACCCGATGACATCAAAGCGGCATTGGAAGGATAG
- a CDS encoding GNAT family N-acetyltransferase codes for MSRTIPTINTSRLTLRGMRPEDFGRFAEIWAMPEVVMHINGEIWPRSKAWSAFLRHAGHWQITGFGIWAIQQHRMPQISGQVGFSYNKRDLGEDFDEFPEAGWVLAPEAHGQGFGIEAVRAAHDWFDRVVTGQLVCMIAPEHSASVKIAEAAGYVHLRDAEYEGSPVRLMVRKGPPQ; via the coding sequence ATGTCGCGCACCATTCCGACGATCAATACATCCCGGCTGACGTTGCGTGGCATGCGGCCTGAGGACTTCGGCAGGTTCGCGGAAATCTGGGCCATGCCGGAAGTTGTGATGCATATCAACGGAGAAATCTGGCCCCGGAGCAAAGCATGGTCGGCGTTCCTGCGCCATGCCGGCCATTGGCAAATCACTGGGTTCGGGATTTGGGCCATTCAGCAACACCGGATGCCGCAGATTTCTGGTCAGGTTGGTTTTTCCTACAACAAGCGCGATCTGGGTGAGGATTTCGATGAGTTTCCGGAGGCGGGTTGGGTTTTGGCCCCGGAGGCCCATGGTCAGGGATTCGGGATAGAAGCGGTACGTGCCGCTCATGACTGGTTTGACCGCGTCGTGACGGGGCAATTGGTGTGCATGATTGCGCCCGAACACAGCGCATCCGTAAAGATTGCCGAAGCCGCGGGGTATGTGCATTTGCGCGATGCCGAATATGAGGGCAGTCCCGTACGCCTGATGGTGCGAAAAGGCCCGCCGCAATAA
- a CDS encoding lytic transglycosylase domain-containing protein, with amino-acid sequence MSHSFHQKQRQTRRVFLAFSTAALLCACSASDVDSLDPPLYPNETPELRALINQYADLYDLPRPLVHKLAIRESTHRPWARNVPYYGLLQILPQTARTMGFRGQPNDLLDAETNLKYAGKYLRGAWLLSDGNQDTAISWYARGYYYEAKRRGMLVETGLRPAV; translated from the coding sequence ATGTCCCACAGTTTTCACCAAAAGCAACGGCAGACCAGACGCGTCTTTTTAGCTTTTTCAACGGCTGCTTTGCTTTGTGCATGCTCTGCGTCTGATGTGGACAGTCTTGATCCACCACTCTACCCCAATGAGACGCCTGAGTTACGCGCGTTGATCAACCAATACGCTGATCTCTACGACCTGCCCCGCCCGCTTGTGCACAAGCTGGCCATTCGCGAAAGCACGCACAGGCCTTGGGCCCGGAATGTTCCCTACTATGGATTACTGCAAATTCTGCCGCAGACCGCGCGTACGATGGGGTTTCGCGGGCAACCAAACGACCTGTTGGATGCCGAAACCAACCTTAAATATGCTGGGAAATACCTGCGCGGTGCATGGTTATTGTCGGACGGAAATCAGGATACTGCGATCAGTTGGTACGCGCGCGGGTATTACTATGAGGCCAAGCGGCGCGGGATGCTGGTCGAAACCGGGCTGCGACCTGCTGTGTAA
- the rplI gene encoding 50S ribosomal protein L9: MQVILLERVAKLGQMGEVVDVKPGYARNFLLPQGKALSASKANIEAFEEQKAQLEARNLETKAEAASLAEKLDGQQFIVIRSASDAGALYGSVTTRDAAEAATEAGFSVDRKQVVLEPIKELGIHVVQVVLHPEVDATVELNVARSPEEAELQAAGKSIQELAAEEEAAAEFEISELFEDIGAATSEDDDLAEAISEPSGDQEDTAGKA; encoded by the coding sequence ATGCAAGTTATCCTACTCGAACGCGTCGCGAAACTGGGTCAGATGGGCGAAGTCGTCGATGTGAAACCCGGCTACGCCCGCAACTTCCTGTTGCCACAAGGCAAGGCGTTGTCAGCTTCCAAAGCCAACATCGAAGCCTTCGAAGAGCAAAAAGCGCAACTCGAAGCGCGCAACCTTGAGACCAAAGCCGAAGCCGCTTCGCTGGCCGAAAAACTCGACGGACAGCAGTTCATCGTGATTCGCTCTGCCTCTGACGCTGGCGCTCTTTACGGCTCCGTCACCACGCGCGACGCCGCCGAAGCCGCCACAGAAGCTGGTTTTTCAGTGGATCGTAAGCAGGTTGTGCTGGAGCCCATCAAGGAACTTGGCATTCATGTCGTTCAGGTTGTTTTGCACCCTGAGGTCGATGCCACTGTGGAACTGAACGTTGCGCGGTCGCCCGAAGAGGCCGAATTGCAAGCCGCCGGTAAATCCATTCAGGAACTGGCAGCCGAAGAAGAAGCCGCAGCAGAGTTCGAAATCTCCGAACTCTTTGAGGACATCGGTGCTGCAACTTCTGAGGATGACGATCTGGCCGAGGCCATTTCTGAGCCGTCCGGTGATCAAGAAGACACGGCTGGCAAAGCCTGA
- a CDS encoding MliC family protein, which translates to MRLNYSYMVRIPIALLLLGTAPVFAQDRGPSFDCTKAESSAEELVCEDAELARLDQTVSARYAAAIDVINGMDSGTEDAKNKLRATQRGWIKGRDECWKASDLRDCVAFSYLRREAQLVTEWMLQSPASVVFWACDDNPANEVVTSFFDTTLPSVRFERGDTIDTGTLVPTASGSKYEGNFGRSIWIKGNEASYRDPDPDGATFSCVIAQER; encoded by the coding sequence ATGAGGTTGAATTATAGCTATATGGTCAGGATACCAATTGCACTTTTGCTGCTGGGAACGGCCCCGGTTTTTGCACAAGATAGAGGTCCTTCGTTTGATTGCACCAAAGCAGAGAGTTCGGCTGAAGAACTGGTGTGCGAAGACGCCGAATTAGCCCGTTTGGATCAGACGGTATCAGCGCGATATGCGGCTGCGATTGATGTAATCAATGGCATGGACAGTGGTACTGAGGACGCAAAAAATAAGCTGCGCGCCACGCAACGGGGATGGATCAAGGGGCGGGATGAGTGTTGGAAGGCCAGCGATTTACGAGATTGCGTGGCGTTTTCCTATCTGCGTCGCGAGGCCCAGCTTGTCACTGAATGGATGTTGCAAAGCCCGGCATCCGTGGTTTTTTGGGCATGCGACGACAATCCGGCAAACGAAGTCGTTACGTCGTTTTTTGATACAACACTGCCAAGCGTTCGGTTTGAGCGTGGCGATACGATTGACACAGGCACGCTCGTGCCAACCGCGTCCGGATCGAAATACGAGGGTAACTTTGGCAGGTCTATCTGGATCAAGGGCAACGAAGCGAGCTATCGCGACCCTGATCCTGATGGGGCGACCTTTTCTTGCGTGATCGCACAGGAACGCTGA
- the rpsR gene encoding 30S ribosomal protein S18, whose product MAAKPFFRRRKVCPFSGDNAPKIDYKDTRLLQRYISERGKIVPSRITAVSAKKQRELARAIKRARFLALLPYAVK is encoded by the coding sequence ATGGCCGCTAAACCATTTTTCCGCCGTCGCAAGGTCTGCCCTTTCTCGGGTGATAACGCGCCGAAAATCGACTACAAAGACACACGTCTGTTGCAGCGCTACATCTCTGAGCGTGGCAAGATCGTGCCTTCCCGTATCACCGCAGTCTCCGCCAAGAAGCAACGCGAACTGGCCCGTGCCATCAAACGCGCCCGCTTCCTCGCCCTGCTGCCCTACGCTGTGAAGTAA
- the fabG gene encoding 3-oxoacyl-[acyl-carrier-protein] reductase, with translation MFDLTGKNALVTGASGGIGAEIARQLHAAGATVGLSGTRVDPLEALAAELGERAHVLPCNLSDMQAVDALPKQAVEAMGSVDVLVNNAGITRDNLFMRMSDDEWQSVLNVNLTATFKLCKGVMRGMMKSRWGRIVNISSVVGATGNPGQANYAASKAGMVGMSKSLAYEVASRGITVNAVAPGFIETAMTDKLNDDQKSAIMGQIPAGRMGTPGEISAAVLYLASPEAAYVTGTTLHVNGGMAML, from the coding sequence ATGTTTGATTTGACGGGAAAGAACGCGCTGGTCACCGGCGCATCCGGGGGCATTGGTGCCGAAATTGCGCGCCAGCTTCACGCGGCAGGCGCGACGGTCGGCTTGTCTGGCACGCGGGTTGATCCATTGGAGGCTTTGGCGGCCGAATTGGGTGAACGCGCGCATGTTTTGCCCTGTAACCTCAGCGATATGCAGGCGGTAGACGCCTTGCCCAAACAAGCCGTGGAGGCGATGGGGTCGGTCGATGTTTTGGTGAATAACGCCGGGATTACGCGCGACAACCTGTTCATGCGCATGTCGGATGACGAATGGCAGTCCGTTCTGAATGTGAATCTTACTGCGACATTCAAGCTCTGCAAGGGCGTCATGCGTGGCATGATGAAGTCCCGTTGGGGTAGGATCGTGAATATTTCGAGCGTAGTTGGGGCGACCGGTAATCCTGGACAGGCGAATTATGCCGCCTCCAAAGCGGGCATGGTCGGCATGTCCAAAAGCCTTGCTTATGAGGTTGCAAGCAGGGGCATCACGGTAAATGCCGTGGCCCCGGGATTCATCGAAACGGCGATGACGGACAAGCTCAACGATGATCAAAAGTCTGCAATCATGGGACAAATTCCCGCTGGCCGGATGGGAACGCCTGGCGAGATCAGCGCAGCAGTGCTGTACCTTGCAAGTCCGGAGGCCGCCTATGTTACAGGTACGACCTTGCATGTGAATGGTGGTATGGCCATGTTGTAG